TTCACGGGATTCCGGCTACATGTATGTGAAAAACTATGACTTCATGTTTAGTGGGTTTCCGTTCGTCAGGAATGGAAGCAACTGCGAAGTGACCATGACTAGCGTTGCAGGACACCTAACAGGCATTGATTTCGGCCATGATGCATATGGATGGGGGAAGTGCGCCATCCAAGAGTTATTTGATGCGCCACTGAACGAGATTATGAATAAcaaccaaaagaaaatagcaAACAACATCAAGCGCGAAGCCAGAAACGCTGACTATCTAATGATATGGACAGATTGCGACCGAGAAGGAGAGTACATAGGCTGGGAGATATGGCAAGAGACCAAGCGAGGCAATAGGCGCATACAAGACGATCAAGTTTATCGAGCAGTCTTTTCACATCTGGAAAGACAACACATATTAAACGCAGCTAGAAATCCAAGTCGATTGGACATGAAGAGCGTGAATGCTGTGGGAACACGGATCGAAATTGACCTTCGAGCAGGCGTTACGTTTACCAGACTCCTGACAGAAACACTACGAAATAAACTAAGAAGCCACGGCGGTAGCAAGAACGATTCTCAAGTTGTGTCCTATGGTACGTGCCAGTTTCCGACGCTCGGATTTGTAGTAGAcagatttgaaagaatacGAAACTTCGTTCCTGAGGAATTCTGGTACATCCAATTAGTCGTTGATAATAAGGACAACGGCGGAACAACAACATTTCAGTGGGACAGAGGCCATCTGTTTGACCGGCTAAGCGTGCTGACGTTCTACGAGACATGCATTGAGACCGCGGGCAACGTTGCCAAAGTCGTAGACTTAAAATCAAGGCCTACATCAAAGTACAGACCATTGCCCTTAACCACAGTCGAGCTGCAAAAAAACTGTGCCCGCTATCTGCGGCTCAACGCCAAACAATCACTAGACGCTGCGGAAAAGCTATACCAAAAGGGATTCATATCGTATCCCAGAACAGAAACTGATACTTTCCCACATGCAATGGACTTGAAATCCTTAGTGGAAAAACAAGCACAGTTGGATCAAGCTCCTACAGGAAGCGCCAAAACCGCATGGGCACCCTACGCGGCATCACTGCTCCTACCTGAAACCACAAGCAACAACAAATTCAAGTTCCCACGAAGCGGCTCTCATGACGATAAGGCACATCCCCCAATCCATCCCATTGTGAGCCTGGCACCTGAAGCAAATGTCTCGCCTGTGGAAAGAAGAGTATACGAATACGTAGCCAGGCACTTTCTAGCATGCTGTTCAGAGGACGCCAAGGGCCAATCCACATCTCTGGTTTTGGACTGGGCTGCTGAACGTTTCACCGCCTCAGGCCTAGTCGTCCTCGAGAGAAACTTCCTCGATGTTTACCCTTGGGCTCGCTGGGAAACCACCAAGCAGTTGCCGCGGCTTGAGATGAATGCTCTCGTAGACATCGCGAAGGCCGAAATGAAAACAGGTACTACGGCCCCACCTAAGCCGATGACCGAGAGCGAACTCATTCTCCTCATGGATGCGAACGGCATCGGCACTGATGCCACTATTGCAGAACACATAGACAAGATCCAAGTCCGCAATTACGTTACCAGCGAAAAGGCAGGCAAGGAAACCTACTTACAGCCAACTACTCTGGGCGTCTCACTAGTGCACGGCTTCGAGGCCATCGGCCTCGAAGACTCCTTCGCAAAGCCGTTCCAGCGCAGAGAAATGGAACAAgatctcaaaaaaatttgcgAAGGTCATGCCTTTAAGGCTGAGGTTGTGAAGGACATTGTGGAAAAGTACAGAAAGTATTGGCACAAGACGAATGCATGCAAGAATACTCTATTGCAAATCTATGACCATGTAAAGGCATCCATGTAACCATGTAACCATGTTTTGCCGCCATCGGCATAAAAAAGACCTTCCCGTTTAATTGCATAGCCCGGCGCTTTGTCTATGTGCATTATAAGGGCCAGCCGCAATCTCACTAAATCGTGCAGTAATCATCGTCGCAGAAGCGCCCGTACGCCGCGTAAACGCATGTCGGGCACCGCCCCTACTAGAAATATTCATGCGCGACTACCAAACGCATAAGGAAGGTTTCAGAGAGCTAGCCGATGAGCAGCAGGTGCGCGAGGTACGGCCATCCCATCGGCTTTACTAAGTGCTTGGCAGGGAAGGACGTTCATGGGAAGTTTGCCTTATTAATTTATATGGAAGAGGGGAGGATTCGTCCATCGGTGCCTTTGAATCAGATAATATAACCTTTTTAGGTAGTCGGGCtgaaaagaggaaaagaataggaaaaaaaaaggcgAAAAATTTGCATCTGCTATTGTAGtgtgatttcttttttttctatttggtatatatgGGAGATATATAATGTTGGAAGTCATCGAGTAATTGGTCTGAGGTTTGTTTCGTATTATCTTCTATTGTTCTCGTTTCTACTAAGACATCAAACAAAGGACTCTAGATCCAATAGCATCATATCGTCATGAGTTTCGGTACTAAAGTCTCTAagtttttgagatttttggAAATCCCTGTTGAAAATAGGGAATCCGTGagttttttgaagaacccTGATTTGCAACCTATCAAGGCTGCCAATCAAACATGGGGGTTCTGGTCCAATTTTGCATACTGGGGTGTTATGTCTTTTTCGGTTGGTACATGGATTAGTGGTTCATCCGCATTGACCGTTGGGCTAAGTTACCCAGAAACCATTGGTACATTTATTGTTGGTGACGTGCtgaccattttttttacgttGGCCAACTCGTGTCCCGGTTATGACTGGAAGGTCGGTTATACGCTGGCTCAAAGATTTGTTTTCGGTATTTACGGTTCTGCCTTTGGTATTATTATCAGAATTCTGATGAGTATTGTCAATTATGGTTCTAATGCATGGTTGGGTGGCCTTTGTGTCAACATGATCTTGGATTCGTGGTCTCATCACTACTTGCATTTGCCCAACACTTTGACTTCGAAAGTTGCCATGACCACCAAGGAATTGATCggttttattattttccaCGTCCTCACCGCATTCTGTTACTTGATGAAACCTTACCACATGAACTACATTTTGATTTGGTCGTGTGTGGCTACTTTCTTCTCCATGTTGGGTATTGTGATCTACTTGACTAAAAATGCACATGG
The nucleotide sequence above comes from Saccharomyces mikatae IFO 1815 strain IFO1815 genome assembly, chromosome: 12. Encoded proteins:
- the TOP3 gene encoding DNA topoisomerase 3 (similar to Saccharomyces cerevisiae TOP3 (YLR234W); ancestral locus Anc_8.414), with the protein product MKVLCVAEKNSIAKAVSQILGGGRTTSRDSGYMYVKNYDFMFSGFPFVRNGSNCEVTMTSVAGHLTGIDFGHDAYGWGKCAIQELFDAPLNEIMNNNQKKIANNIKREARNADYLMIWTDCDREGEYIGWEIWQETKRGNRRIQDDQVYRAVFSHLERQHILNAARNPSRLDMKSVNAVGTRIEIDLRAGVTFTRLLTETLRNKLRSHGGSKNDSQVVSYGTCQFPTLGFVVDRFERIRNFVPEEFWYIQLVVDNKDNGGTTTFQWDRGHLFDRLSVLTFYETCIETAGNVAKVVDLKSRPTSKYRPLPLTTVELQKNCARYLRLNAKQSLDAAEKLYQKGFISYPRTETDTFPHAMDLKSLVEKQAQLDQAPTGSAKTAWAPYAASLLLPETTSNNKFKFPRSGSHDDKAHPPIHPIVSLAPEANVSPVERRVYEYVARHFLACCSEDAKGQSTSLVLDWAAERFTASGLVVLERNFLDVYPWARWETTKQLPRLEMNALVDIAKAEMKTGTTAPPKPMTESELILLMDANGIGTDATIAEHIDKIQVRNYVTSEKAGKETYLQPTTLGVSLVHGFEAIGLEDSFAKPFQRREMEQDLKKICEGHAFKAEVVKDIVEKYRKYWHKTNACKNTLLQIYDHVKASM